GAGATGACTTAATCAAATACAAAGAAAATTCAATGAATAAAAATAAAAATAGCGACTATGATCAACAAGAACAACCCACATCATATGATCTATCTTATCACCTAAGAGAATATCATCATAAATTAGGTCTAGCAAAAATAGCAGGTAAAAAAGAAATTGTTGCTAGTTACAAGGAATTATTAAAATTAACACACCCTGATCATGGTGGAGATCCTAAATGTTTTCATTACATAAAGGCTGATTTTGATACTTTTAAAAGAAACCTTAAAAATAACATTAAAAGGTAGTATGAATTAAAATTAAAAAAAGCATCATTTCGTTCTTCAACGAAATGATGCTTTTTTCTCATATACAACAAACTCATAATCATAAGGATTTTTTTCATCCTTCATTCCTTTATCACATTTCACCATATCCCACTCTTCTTCATTTGTTCTAGGAAAATATGTATCTCCCTCAAACTCATGATAAATATGTGTAATATAAAGGCGGTCACTGCAAGGTAAGATTTGCTGAAATATCTCCGCTCCTCCTATGACAAAGATTTCTTCATCAGATTGCTCAGATAGTTCCACTATATCTTCTAAAGAATTCAGGACTAAACAACCTTCTTGGGAATAATTTTGATCTCTAGTAACAATTATATTTTCTCGACCAGGAAGCGGTCTGCCGATAGATTCAAAGGTTTTTCTTCCCATTACAATTTTATGGTTCATCGTTGTTTTTTTAAAATAAGCCAGATCTTGTGGGAGGTGCCATGGAAGTTGATTATCTTTTCCAATAAGGCGATTAGTATCCATTGCAACTAGTAAAGAAATCAAACACTAACAGCTCCTTTAATATGTGGATGAGGATTGTAGTTTTCGAAACTGAAGTCCTCAAAAGAGAAATCAAAAATAGATTTAACATCTTTGTTCACCACTAAAGTTGGTAATGGCCTAGGATCTCGTTGTAATTGTTCTTTTACTTGTTCAACATGATTTGAGTAGATGTGAACATCTCCAAAAGTGTGAACAAACTCCCCTACCTCTAAGTTAGTTGCTTGTGCGATCATATGAACAAGTAAAGCATATGATGCAATATTAAATGGCACACCTAAGAAAACGTCAGCAGAACGTTGATATAACTGACATGAAAGCTTCCCATCTGCTACATAAAATTGAAAAAAGCAATGACAAGGTGGTAGTGCCATAGAATCAACATCAGCAACATTCCAGGCTGAAACAATTAATCTTCTGGAATCTGGGTTGTTCTTAATTTGCTCGACAACATTCGTAATTTGATCAATAGTAGAACCATCTCTTGCAGGCCATGCTCTCCACTGATGTCCGTATACTGGACCCAGTTCTCCATCTTCATCTGCCCATTCATTCCAAATTTTCACACCATTATCTTGAAGATACTTTACATTTGTATCACCTTTAAGAAACCATAAAAGTTCATGAATAATTGATTTCGTGTGTAATTTTTTTGTCGTAATTAACGGAAATCCTTCTTGAAGGTTGAACCTCATTTGATAACCAAATGTACTTATTGTCCCCGTACCTGTTCGGTCTTCTTTTATCACTCCATTTGCAAGTACATGTTGACATAATTCCAAATATTGTTTCATTTAGACATTTCCCCTTACTTTTAATCCTTCATGTATTTTACCATACTTTAATATTGAGAATTCACATAAATATTTTTGCGTATCTCTGCTGCTTGTGTTTCTAGTGAACGAATAAATGTAAAAGTTAATGGAGCTTTTTCTTGTAGAGTTAATTTCGTTTGATTATTGTAATAATACATGGCAAATGTTTCAGCAAAATATTCTTCAGGGAATTGGATAAAATATGATTGTAACGGAAACAGAGAGTCAACTTCTTGTTTCCAGATATTTAAAAAGAGTGGATTTTTTCGAACGTACTGGAAAACATAACGATCAATAGCATGAGCAAATTCATGAAGCTCGAGTGACACAGATCCATGTCCTTTTCCAAATTCGCTATGCCCGATTTTTGCATAAACGACTCTATTATCACTCATCCCCGGAACTAACTCCCAATTTGGATCATTTGTTTCATATCCACGTGGTTTCAAGTCTTTTAATCTATCTAAACCATTTTGACTAGTTAAAGAACCGGTAAATAGTTTAATTTGAATACTTTCCTCTGCTGCTAATAATAAAATGTTTTCATCTACTTTTTGTATATTTTCTATCATCTTCATTGCATCATTTTCTGAAAAGCCTTTAGGAGGTAAATAAACCAATTCACTAACTATTGGTTTAGATAAAGATAATTTATTAGTCTCAAACTTATATGAAGATAGCTGAACACCTTCAGGAAAGGCTTTTGCAAGATGATAAAATGGAATACAAATAAGAGAGAGTAAAAGAATAAATAATGTCTTTTTCATGATGTATATCCCCTCTTTACTAATGAAAAAATTTGTAGAAAACTTAAGAGGTT
This Metabacillus endolithicus DNA region includes the following protein-coding sequences:
- a CDS encoding dihydrofolate reductase, with the translated sequence MISLLVAMDTNRLIGKDNQLPWHLPQDLAYFKKTTMNHKIVMGRKTFESIGRPLPGRENIIVTRDQNYSQEGCLVLNSLEDIVELSEQSDEEIFVIGGAEIFQQILPCSDRLYITHIYHEFEGDTYFPRTNEEEWDMVKCDKGMKDEKNPYDYEFVVYEKKASFR
- a CDS encoding thymidylate synthase — translated: MKQYLELCQHVLANGVIKEDRTGTGTISTFGYQMRFNLQEGFPLITTKKLHTKSIIHELLWFLKGDTNVKYLQDNGVKIWNEWADEDGELGPVYGHQWRAWPARDGSTIDQITNVVEQIKNNPDSRRLIVSAWNVADVDSMALPPCHCFFQFYVADGKLSCQLYQRSADVFLGVPFNIASYALLVHMIAQATNLEVGEFVHTFGDVHIYSNHVEQVKEQLQRDPRPLPTLVVNKDVKSIFDFSFEDFSFENYNPHPHIKGAVSV
- a CDS encoding anthrax toxin lethal factor-related metalloendopeptidase, which produces MKKTLFILLLSLICIPFYHLAKAFPEGVQLSSYKFETNKLSLSKPIVSELVYLPPKGFSENDAMKMIENIQKVDENILLLAAEESIQIKLFTGSLTSQNGLDRLKDLKPRGYETNDPNWELVPGMSDNRVVYAKIGHSEFGKGHGSVSLELHEFAHAIDRYVFQYVRKNPLFLNIWKQEVDSLFPLQSYFIQFPEEYFAETFAMYYYNNQTKLTLQEKAPLTFTFIRSLETQAAEIRKNIYVNSQY